Proteins encoded within one genomic window of Ranitomeya variabilis isolate aRanVar5 chromosome 4, aRanVar5.hap1, whole genome shotgun sequence:
- the LOC143767029 gene encoding uncharacterized protein LOC143767029 codes for MAAAPEMRQGLPGHRARMRSKIFSLGAGTGSAADAGGLAPVTKREIMHTWVSHFLPVTMEDSDTQELQPGQQRHAKSTRSGSSSRSTRRSRSAAKTDTPSQGPSLPGPSPPPEPGKKSTEKRKNRVCPTCNKALPVTWEKKLCKSCIQRLLCEETPDFASELKNVIRSEVQNALLSSKKEVKKVKESVHSHSGRSSSENADSDDSKSLLSSSEEESGRHCFPLEEVDSLVRAVRATMGVEEPKPDKTAQDVMFGGLGQKKRRTFPLNPNVQTLIKKEWEKPDRRNSSVPSLKRKYPFEDEASSFWDKAPKLDVAVAKASKKFALPFEDMGTLKDPLDKKADTFLKGAWESAGGSLRPAVAATCTSRSLMVWIDQLESQIKDGLPRKQLLDSFPAMRAAAAFLADSSADSVRLTSKAAALSNAARRTLWLKSWPGDLQTKLKLCSIPCEGNFLFGETLDDILQKAGDKKKGFPNLGPTPFKQSFRSRRFFRRRPPREQNKWEEGRRRDRGYLFGNTSRDKKFSK; via the exons atggccgccgcaccggaaatgcggcaaggacttccgggtcatcgcgcgcgcatgcgcagtaaaatCTTCTCCCTGGGAGCAGGAACCGGAAGTGCGGCAGACGCCGGGGGATTGGCGCCGGTTACAAAAAGGGAGATTATGCACACATGGGTGTCGCActttctccctgtaaccatggaggacagcgacacGCAGGAGCTGCAGCCTGGACAGCAGCGCCACGCAAAGAGCACCAGGAGTGGATCTAGCAGCCGTTCCACACGGCGCAGCAGATCCGCTGCGAAAACTGATACTCCGTCTCAAGGACCTTCCTTACCAGGCCCGAGtccccctccagaaccg ggtaagaagagcacggagaaaaggaaaaatagggtctgccccacctgtaacaaagctttaccagtaacctgggagaaaaagctttgcaagtcatgcatccaacgcttactatgtgaggagacccccgacttcgcttctgaacttaaaaatgtgatcagatctgaggttcagaatgcccttctATCCTCCAAAAAAGAGGTGAAGAAGGTGAAGGAATCAGTACATTCCCACTCGGGCCGATCGTCGTCCGAAAATGCTGACTCGGACGATTCAAAATCCCTCCTTTCCTCGTCCGAGGAAGAGTCGGGCcgacattgcttcccactagaggaagtagattccttagtgagagcagttagggctactatgggggtggaggaacccaaacccgacaaaacggcccaagatgtgatgtttggaggtctgggacaaaaaaagagaagaacttttcccctaaatcctaatgtccagacattaattaaaaaagaatgggagaaaccggatagaagaaattcctcggtaccctcccttaaaagaaaatatcccttcgaggatgaggcttcctctttctgggataaggcaccaaaactagatgttgcagtagccaaagcctcgaaaaaattcgcgctgccattcgaggacatgggtaccctcaaagacccgttagataaaaaagcggatactttcctcaagggagcatgggaatcagctgggggtagcctgagacctgcagttgcagctACTTGCACCTCCAGATCCCTTATGGTGTGGATCGACCAACTGGAAAGTCAGATCAAAGACGGGTTACCCAGAAAACAATTGCTGGATTCGTTCCCTgcaatgagagcagcagcagcgttcctggcagactcctcggcggactctgtacgcctaacatctaaggccgctgctctttccaacgctgccagaagaaccttgtggctaaagagctggccgggAGATCTACAGACAAAATTAAAGttatgttctatcccatgtgagggcaattttttattcggagaaaccctggatgacatcctccaaaaggcgggggataagaagaaggggtttccaaatctgggtccgactccatttaaacagtcttttcggagccgcagattttttcgtcgtagaccccccagagagcagaataagtgggaagaaggaaggagaagggataggggttacctctttggcaacacctcccgtgacaaaaagttctccaaatga